One genomic window of Sodaliphilus pleomorphus includes the following:
- a CDS encoding DUF3943 domain-containing protein produces MRTILIYIVIFMSLTARAATISASNEADSTTAAIDTAALASLEATCSSASVQSPLAAAKPLTLYDMPYSPTRHMENWGRLAYNTATFVGAGVVTLLVLECLPEGATAWDKSEIKHTPFWHRYGNHVKEGPVWDKDNAVFNYVLHPYGGAVYYMSARSNGFNILGSMLYTTFVSNVLWEYGIEAFMEIPSIQDMIITPIAGTVIGEGFYRLKRKIVQDDYRLFGSRAMGVAVAWIVDPINEFVNLFAGNPCKRGKHAASITCSPSIDLLGRRPQVGFTAVITL; encoded by the coding sequence ATGCGCACTATACTTATCTACATTGTCATTTTCATGTCGCTCACAGCCAGGGCTGCGACAATCTCGGCCTCAAACGAGGCCGACAGCACAACGGCGGCAATCGACACCGCCGCACTTGCCAGCCTCGAGGCCACGTGCAGCAGTGCCAGTGTGCAATCCCCGCTGGCTGCCGCCAAGCCGCTCACGCTCTACGACATGCCCTATTCCCCCACCCGGCACATGGAAAACTGGGGGCGGCTGGCCTACAACACAGCCACATTTGTGGGCGCCGGCGTTGTAACACTGCTGGTGCTGGAGTGTCTGCCCGAGGGGGCCACGGCATGGGACAAGAGCGAGATCAAGCACACGCCATTCTGGCACCGCTATGGCAACCACGTGAAGGAGGGTCCTGTGTGGGACAAGGACAATGCCGTGTTCAACTATGTGCTTCACCCCTACGGCGGAGCGGTGTACTACATGAGCGCGCGCAGCAACGGCTTCAACATACTGGGATCGATGCTCTACACCACGTTTGTATCAAATGTGCTGTGGGAATACGGCATCGAGGCCTTCATGGAGATCCCCTCGATACAAGACATGATCATCACCCCTATTGCCGGCACCGTGATAGGCGAAGGCTTCTACCGGCTGAAACGCAAGATTGTGCAAGACGACTACCGCCTGTTCGGGTCGCGGGCAATGGGCGTGGCCGTAGCCTGGATTGTCGACCCCATCAACGAGTTTGTGAACCTCTTTGCCGGCAATCCTTGCAAGCGGGGCAAGCATGCGGCAAGCATCACGTGCAGTCCCAGCATCGACCTGCTGGGCAGGAGACCGCAAGTGGGCTTCACGGCAGTCATCACGCTGTGA
- a CDS encoding bi-domain-containing oxidoreductase — MEQLTQKLGSGEMVIQELPIPQLSSGMILVKNHFSLISAGTEGTTVKTARKSLIGKAKERPQQVKQVLDTLKTKGVVQTYRAIMKKLDAYSPLGYSCAGEVIDVADDVTGFKVGDKVACAGAGYANHAEVVAVPVNLCVKLHDDADLQLACYNTVGAIALQGVRQADMRLGETCAVIGLGLIGEIVCRLLRASGINVVGIDISEAAVNAAKSTCVDLGLPRNTPGIEEQISAYTDGLGVDAVIITAGTSSLDPINFAGAICRKKGRVVVLGAVPTGFERNPYWYKKELELRMSCSYGPGRYDLKYEENGIDYPAPYVRWTEKRNMEAFQQLVYSGKIDLSPLTTHRFKFEDAPKAYDIIARRLEPYLGIVLEYDANKEHQRKAMTIAGNVALKDINIGFIGAGSYAQSNLLPYLPSEGEVGRICVMTNSGTTSKRVAEKFHFAQCTSSENDIINNKDINTLFIATRHNTHAKYVIDGLKAGKNVYVEKPLCLKMDELVEIQQLCEEKRCGVMIGFNRRFSPLTPIVKREMGNGKMSMIYRINAGYIPSSSWIQDPKVGGGRILGEVCHFIDLMAYMCGSNPVQVSASVLPDPEGLNDTVNILVDFSNGSTGVVSYYANGPKSLPKEYFEVFSSGKAAILCDFKSCKIYGSSVKTHKLSVQDKGQKEMMQAFFKSLKDGSMPIPLDEIFSVTKATFAVLKSIQQAGAPVRF; from the coding sequence ATGGAGCAATTAACACAAAAATTAGGTTCTGGCGAGATGGTTATTCAGGAATTGCCCATCCCACAACTGTCATCGGGAATGATTCTCGTTAAAAACCATTTTTCTCTTATAAGTGCAGGAACCGAGGGAACTACTGTCAAAACAGCAAGAAAAAGTTTGATTGGAAAGGCAAAGGAGCGCCCCCAGCAAGTTAAGCAGGTTTTGGACACATTAAAGACCAAAGGCGTGGTGCAGACCTATCGTGCCATCATGAAAAAGCTGGATGCCTATTCGCCTTTGGGCTACAGTTGTGCTGGCGAGGTGATTGACGTGGCCGATGACGTCACAGGCTTCAAGGTGGGCGACAAGGTTGCATGTGCCGGTGCAGGATATGCCAACCATGCCGAGGTGGTTGCCGTGCCGGTCAACTTGTGCGTGAAGCTGCACGACGATGCCGACCTTCAGTTGGCATGTTACAACACTGTGGGAGCAATTGCCCTCCAAGGGGTGCGTCAGGCCGACATGCGCTTGGGTGAGACTTGCGCGGTTATAGGGCTAGGACTGATTGGCGAGATCGTGTGCCGGTTGCTCAGGGCTTCGGGCATTAATGTCGTGGGCATTGACATTTCAGAGGCTGCTGTCAATGCTGCCAAGAGCACATGTGTCGATTTGGGCCTTCCCCGAAACACTCCAGGCATAGAGGAGCAAATCTCGGCCTATACCGACGGACTGGGTGTGGATGCCGTGATAATCACAGCAGGCACGTCAAGTCTCGACCCGATAAATTTTGCAGGAGCGATTTGCCGCAAAAAGGGCCGCGTTGTGGTGCTTGGCGCTGTGCCTACTGGCTTTGAGAGAAATCCTTATTGGTATAAGAAGGAATTGGAATTGAGGATGTCGTGCTCTTATGGCCCTGGCCGTTACGACCTGAAGTATGAGGAAAATGGTATCGATTACCCCGCGCCTTACGTGAGATGGACTGAAAAGAGGAACATGGAAGCTTTCCAGCAACTGGTATACTCGGGGAAAATCGATTTGAGTCCTCTCACGACGCATCGCTTCAAGTTTGAAGATGCACCTAAAGCTTATGATATCATTGCCCGCCGATTGGAGCCTTACCTTGGTATCGTGTTGGAGTATGATGCCAACAAAGAGCATCAACGCAAGGCAATGACTATCGCTGGAAATGTTGCTTTGAAGGACATCAACATTGGTTTCATTGGAGCTGGCAGTTATGCACAAAGTAATCTCTTGCCTTATTTGCCTTCTGAAGGTGAAGTGGGGAGAATATGTGTGATGACCAATTCAGGCACCACTTCAAAACGAGTAGCCGAAAAATTTCATTTCGCTCAATGCACTTCCAGTGAGAACGATATTATCAACAACAAGGATATTAATACCCTGTTTATAGCCACAAGGCATAACACTCATGCCAAGTATGTGATCGATGGGTTGAAGGCTGGGAAAAATGTTTATGTTGAAAAGCCCTTGTGTCTTAAGATGGACGAACTGGTTGAAATTCAGCAGCTGTGTGAAGAGAAACGTTGTGGTGTCATGATAGGGTTTAATCGTCGTTTCTCGCCATTGACGCCTATCGTAAAGCGAGAGATGGGAAATGGGAAAATGTCGATGATATATCGCATCAATGCAGGCTATATCCCGTCATCTTCTTGGATTCAGGATCCCAAAGTGGGCGGCGGAAGAATCTTGGGAGAAGTTTGCCATTTCATAGATTTGATGGCTTACATGTGTGGAAGCAACCCTGTTCAGGTTTCGGCATCGGTGTTGCCCGATCCCGAAGGCCTGAACGACACTGTCAATATTCTTGTCGATTTCTCTAATGGCTCAACGGGTGTCGTGTCCTACTATGCCAACGGGCCTAAGAGCCTTCCCAAGGAGTATTTTGAAGTCTTCTCTTCGGGCAAGGCTGCCATATTGTGCGATTTTAAGAGCTGCAAGATCTATGGCAGTAGTGTGAAAACGCACAAGCTCTCGGTACAGGACAAGGGACAGAAGGAGATGATGCAGGCGTTCTTTAAATCGCTCAAAGATGGGTCTATGCCTATCCCGTTGGACGAGATCTTCAGTGTTACCAAGGCTACATTTGCAGTGTTGAAGTCGATACAGCAAGCTGGCGCGCCAGTCAGGTTCTGA
- a CDS encoding DEAD/DEAH box helicase: MTTFQDLGVREDLLRAITELGYETPMPIQEKVIPHLLNEDSDVVGLAQTGTGKTAAFGLPTLQRIDTACACTQAVILDPTRELCLQTCSDLTDYAKYIDGLNILPVYGGSSIEVQIRALRRGVHIIVATPGRLLDLIKRGEVNLEHVNTVILDEADEMLNMGFVDDINEILSHVPEQRKMLLFSATMPKEIAAIAKNYMHNPQEYVVGTRNEGSANVRHVYYMVRAQDKYLALKRIVDYLPRIYGIIFCRTRATAQEVASNLIQDGYNADALHGDLSQAQRDAVMKKFRERNLQLLVATDVAARGLDVDDLTHIISYSLPDDNDVYNHRSGRTGRAGKTGVSIAIIHSRERGKLREIEKHIGKQFERREVPKPNEIIEKQLFNLADRIEKVEVKEDEIAQYLPSVLKKLSWLTSEELLKRLLSLEFNRLLDYYKDAPVLDYVPEKKPREKRVKYDKTRTAADKDSRTAEEGYERMFINVGKADGFFAPSLIQLLNDNTHGQRIDLGRIDLLTNYSLFDVRQGDAHRVVSALKNVDFFGKRLYLEIADPNKDYAAENAGTEVKLNRRERRRAMYGDRPRERRRGYGGNFDDKHYGRRAGKPAPRTRRDSERGFARDKQGRKRDRKS; this comes from the coding sequence ATGACGACATTTCAAGATTTAGGGGTCCGCGAGGATCTGCTACGGGCAATCACCGAGTTAGGGTATGAGACGCCAATGCCCATTCAAGAAAAAGTAATTCCACACTTGCTCAACGAGGACAGCGACGTAGTGGGCCTGGCCCAGACGGGCACCGGCAAGACCGCGGCATTCGGCCTGCCCACGCTGCAGCGCATCGACACTGCCTGCGCCTGCACGCAAGCTGTCATTCTCGATCCCACGCGCGAGTTGTGCTTGCAGACGTGCAGCGACCTCACCGACTATGCCAAGTATATCGACGGTCTCAATATCCTGCCCGTGTATGGCGGCAGCAGCATCGAGGTGCAGATACGCGCCTTGCGCCGCGGCGTGCACATCATCGTGGCCACGCCGGGCCGCCTGCTCGACCTCATCAAGCGCGGTGAGGTGAATCTTGAACATGTCAACACGGTCATTCTCGACGAGGCCGACGAGATGCTCAACATGGGCTTTGTCGACGACATCAACGAGATACTCAGCCATGTGCCCGAGCAGCGCAAGATGCTGCTCTTCTCGGCCACCATGCCCAAGGAGATTGCCGCCATTGCCAAGAATTACATGCACAACCCGCAGGAGTATGTGGTGGGCACGCGCAACGAGGGCTCGGCCAACGTGCGCCACGTCTACTACATGGTGCGTGCTCAAGACAAGTACCTGGCCCTGAAGCGCATTGTCGACTACCTGCCGCGCATCTACGGCATCATCTTCTGCCGCACCCGTGCCACGGCGCAGGAGGTGGCCAGCAATCTCATCCAGGACGGCTACAATGCCGATGCCTTGCACGGCGACTTGAGCCAGGCTCAGCGCGATGCAGTGATGAAGAAATTCCGCGAGCGCAACTTGCAGCTGCTTGTGGCCACCGATGTCGCGGCCCGCGGCCTCGACGTCGACGACCTCACCCACATCATCAGCTACAGCTTGCCCGACGACAACGATGTCTACAACCACCGCAGTGGCCGCACCGGCCGTGCTGGCAAGACGGGTGTGAGCATTGCCATCATTCACAGCCGCGAGCGTGGCAAGCTGCGTGAAATAGAAAAGCACATAGGCAAGCAGTTTGAGCGCCGCGAGGTGCCCAAGCCCAACGAAATCATCGAGAAGCAACTGTTCAATCTTGCCGACCGCATCGAGAAGGTGGAGGTGAAAGAAGACGAAATTGCCCAGTACCTGCCCAGTGTGCTCAAGAAGCTGTCGTGGCTCACCAGCGAGGAATTGCTCAAGCGCCTGCTCTCGCTCGAGTTCAACCGCCTGCTCGACTACTACAAGGATGCCCCAGTGCTCGACTATGTGCCCGAGAAGAAACCGCGGGAGAAACGCGTGAAATATGACAAGACCCGCACCGCTGCCGACAAGGACAGCCGCACGGCCGAGGAGGGCTATGAGCGCATGTTTATCAACGTGGGCAAGGCCGACGGCTTCTTTGCTCCAAGCCTCATCCAGCTGCTCAACGACAACACCCATGGCCAGCGCATCGACCTGGGACGCATCGACCTGCTCACCAACTACTCGCTCTTCGACGTGCGCCAGGGCGACGCCCATCGCGTGGTGAGCGCATTGAAAAACGTTGATTTCTTCGGCAAGCGACTCTATCTTGAGATTGCCGACCCCAACAAGGACTATGCCGCCGAGAATGCCGGCACCGAGGTGAAGCTCAACCGCCGCGAGCGCCGTCGCGCCATGTATGGCGACCGTCCACGCGAGCGCCGCCGCGGCTATGGCGGCAACTTCGACGACAAGCACTATGGCCGCCGTGCCGGCAAGCCGGCGCCTCGCACCCGCCGCGACAGCGAGCGTGGCTTTGCCCGCGACAAGCAGGGCCGCAAGCGCGACCGCAAGTCGTGA